A region of the Helicobacteraceae bacterium genome:
TAGCTTATAATCGATCGGATCGTGAAGCGTCTGCGTTCGCGCGTTGCGCCAAAATCTATCAAAGCCTAGTTCGCGCGTGGTGGCGCGAGAGCCTAGCGCCTCGAATATCCCGCTTGTAACCTCTAGCGCCGTTTGCGTCGCGGCGTAGCGCGATTTGGCTACGGCGATCGCAAACTCTCCGCGCTCTCGTTCGCTAAGCGCTTCGGCTTTCGCCCAGAGCGGGTCGATCAGATCGTTTGTTCGATCTACTAGGGCGCGCGCGCTTTCCAAAGAGACGAGCAGTTCGCCAAGCCGCCGTAAAAGTAGCGGGTCTTTTTGAGCCGTCGGCGCGATCGAGGCGAGCCAAGGGCGGGTTTCTTTTCCGCGCGCGTAGTCGATCGCGGCGGCGTAAGCGCCCTCCGCAATCCCCAGAAACAGAGCGCCGAAAAATAGCTGTCCGATCAGCGGGCGAAAGGACGAAAACGGCGTGGAGAGCGGACCGGGATCGCGTAATACCTCGCTTGCCTCCACGCGAACGTTCTTAAAATAGAGCCTGCCGCTGTCGGTTTGGCGTTGTCCGATATTGTCCCAATCGCCTTCTATCTCGATCCCTTCGCGGCTGGTCGGGATCGCGGCGACTAGCGTTTTGCCATCTTCGTTATCCTCGCTGCCCGTGATCGTGATGTAGTCGCTATCTTTTGCGCCTGTGGCGAAGTTTTTCACGCCGTTCCACAGATAACCGCCGTCCTTTTGTTTGATCGCTATCACATCGCGTTTAAGCTGATTGAGCGCGTTAGCCCAGAACCAGCCGTTAGCGGCGGTGTCGCGGTGCAACTTCGTCCATTGCTCTTTGTTTCCGTAAAGCCGCACGGTGGCGAGTTGATAGTTGTGGAAAGCGAACAGGTGCGCAAGCGAGCTATCCACGCGGGCGAACTCCGCGAAGATTGCGATTAACTGCTTCCAATTGCCGCCAGAGCCGCCATGCTCTTTGGCGATAAAGAAATTTAGCAATCCGCTCTCTTTGATCAGGTTGCGTTCCCTGACGGGCGTGCCGCCCTCTTTGTCGCGCTTAGCCGCCGTTTTGGCGAAATCCGCCGCTAACTCTTTGGCTATCTTCAACGCCTCGTCAAAAGAGGCTAAAGTCTTGCTCATAGGATACTCCTTATATCTCGTAATTGTCTTTCGCGTCCGCTACGATCGCGCCGTCGCGCAACGCCTCGAAAACGCGCCTTTTTATCTGCCCGAAACTTGGCGAGGAGCGATCGCGCGGTTCGGGCAGATCGACTGCGATCTCTCTGATTATTCGCCCCGGTTTAGCGTCCATCACAAAAATCCGATCGCTTAAAAACGTCGCCTCCTCCACGTCGTGCGTAACGAGGATCATCGTCGTCTTTTCGGCGCCCCAGATACGTTTTAGCTCCTCCTGCAGCCGCATTCTCGTGATCGCGTCAAGCGATCCGAACGGCTCGTCAAGCGCCAAAATCTCAGGATTATTGACAAGCCCTCGCGCGATCGCGGCGCGTTGCGCCATACCGCCGCTTAGCTGGCGCGGATAGGACTTTTCAAAACCGCTTAATCCCACAAGCGCGACATGCTCTTTGACCG
Encoded here:
- a CDS encoding ABC transporter ATP-binding protein; translated protein: MSKLLAIDGVSKSFALENGGRLDVISRVSFAVEKGEFVSIVGPSGCGKTTLLRLIVGLDGEYEGEILLRGERILGAGLERGIVFQDHRLLPWLRLEENVAIALLNAPRSKADKIKAVKEHVALVGLSGFEKSYPRQLSGGMAQRAAIARGLVNNPEILALDEPFGSLDAITRMRLQEELKRIWGAEKTTMILVTHDVEEATFLSDRIFVMDAKPGRIIREIAVDLPEPRDRSSPSFGQIKRRVFEALRDGAIVADAKDNYEI
- a CDS encoding acyl-CoA dehydrogenase family protein translates to MSKTLASFDEALKIAKELAADFAKTAAKRDKEGGTPVRERNLIKESGLLNFFIAKEHGGSGGNWKQLIAIFAEFARVDSSLAHLFAFHNYQLATVRLYGNKEQWTKLHRDTAANGWFWANALNQLKRDVIAIKQKDGGYLWNGVKNFATGAKDSDYITITGSEDNEDGKTLVAAIPTSREGIEIEGDWDNIGQRQTDSGRLYFKNVRVEASEVLRDPGPLSTPFSSFRPLIGQLFFGALFLGIAEGAYAAAIDYARGKETRPWLASIAPTAQKDPLLLRRLGELLVSLESARALVDRTNDLIDPLWAKAEALSERERGEFAIAVAKSRYAATQTALEVTSGIFEALGSRATTRELGFDRFWRNARTQTLHDPIDYKL